In Sciurus carolinensis chromosome 13, mSciCar1.2, whole genome shotgun sequence, a genomic segment contains:
- the LOC124962963 gene encoding uncharacterized protein C2orf78-like yields MHSLASVTQTSSGVVSSSFVSAIDVTSSLTMSENFQNSSVFGTTNSLRLSLPVVSNAASLTGSTCNFSRVSASAVSSAWLLPSNSGTSFQPLMGSAYLYQHSSTAMLSGVTSQHQIPLAPASYPSIFEWDNMGGAEKKSSALGDYTLTVTEQDTAAPSMSMTAQYDTPSDANVIFPEYPSLSARLVQVAPSQIPNQAHTLSLPYQAQSQVYYYDQNTLGPLLSGDLGPYLQSYDSVSYARNRVAAPQPEMVMVLKEVPSTNILPLVSNPGTYYCVSTQPMTETNFQVMETTQGMEASVGLPPPSQTFCLPQPPEFPNSCSSRSMQNLQILESNPPTEPGDISVITPDQSSTNFVALPPTQSQEETDSLDEVKAMLSNPLDAYLFAVENQDPLLLPLEISDSHELLASTGPLDQEEMPHSEHINLGKSTLSLEDQGTLENGIECSSDFADLTALVGDIHLPEIFNFFKDLDQPGSPQIIKANDTRDIMVNQEQVNSSDIKDHADQVRKNKHKASESPDGTPKAKLPPKPPECTLEGKVACRDADSQRALGNRAQHSNRKTQKAATSSNSKAKGHGQEKPKRSTENRFKKAEDSKQAGNKVKTEEKPMVPKAKRKRNQPDLSQETFKKPRSYLGMHMLESVQVFHALGKKNDKNPGLSSSRALGNSSSNKDPRPCPARKPWLQVKGPEKTQMRAQKPDISADKECPSPSQHELPPPGKVKLVPLPFLSPEKPQPRPVYRRPQSLASRRPTVAYPAQPASTSSAQPRAVNQSRPVPANTSFMRPAKPAQPAVSHSIHSGFTTSTQPSVPQSAASRPAAYTTSSCTSVQRGPVSTLVNKLQSQPPKPQNRYLLQDFALQPIPWRKPNVPGPVMSTPITEEQRPEREAMKKKAQQERENAAKYPLGRVQFFIEREREMEIANYYGYRI; encoded by the exons ATGCATTCTCTAGCCTCAGTCACCCAGACATCCTCTGGGGTGGTCTCCTCATCCTTTGTATCTGCAATTGATGTCACCTCTTCTCTGACAATGTCAG AAAATTTCCAGAATTCCTCTGTATTTGGAACTACAAATTCTCTGCGTCTCTCTCTTCCTGTGGTGAGCAATGCAGCTTCCCTAACAGGAAGTACATGTAACTTCTCCAGAGTCTCTGCTTCTGCTGTCAGTTCGGCATGGCTATTGCCTTCAAACTCGGGCACCTCCTTCCAGCCACTCATGGGCAGTGCCTACCTTTACCAACATTCTAGCACAGCCATGTTGTCTGGGGTTACTAGCCAGCACCAGATCCCCCTGGCACCTGCCTCCTATCCAAGTATTTTTGAGTGGGATAATATGGGAGGTGCTGAAAAGAAGTCATCTGCACTGGGGGACTATACTCTGACTGTCACTGAACAGGACACAGCAGCTCCTTCCATGTCTATGACAGCCCAATATGATACACCTTCAGATGCCAATGTCATATTCCCTGAGTATCCATCACTGTCGGCCAGGCTTGTCCAGGTGGCACCATCTCAGATTCCAAATCAGGCACATACCCTGTCACTTCCCTACCAAGCACAGAGCCAGGTCTACTACTATGATCAAAACACACTGGGACCTCTGCTCTCTGGAGATCTTGGCCCCTACCTGCAATCCTATGACTCTGTGTCATACGCAAGAAATAGGGTCGCTGCCCCTCAACCAGAAATGGTGATGGTGCTGAAGGAGGTTCCGTCTACAAATATCCTACCATTGGTCTCTAACCCTGGCACCTACTACTGTGTGTCTACTCAGCCTATGACAGAAACAAATTTTCAAG TGATGGAAACTACCCAAGGGATGGAGGCTTCTGTGGGATTGCCACCGCCAAGTCAAACATTTTGTCTGCCACAACCTCCAGAATTCCCCAACTCCTGCAGTAGCAGAAGTATGCAAAATCTCCAAATACTTGAGAGTAACCCACCAACTGAACCTGGGGACATTTCAGTAATAACTCCAGACCAGAGCTCTACTAATTTCGTGGCATTGCCTCCAACTCAAAGTCAGGAAGAAACAGACAGTTTGGATGAGGTTAAAGCCATGCTTTCAAACCCTCTGGATGCCTATCTGTTTGCAGTAGAAAACCAGGATCCTCTACTACTCCCTTTAGAAATCTCTGATAGCCACGAGCTCCTGGCCTCCACTGGTCCTCTGGACCAAGAGGAGATGCCCCATTCTGAACATATCAATCTGGGAAAGAGTACCCTGAGTCTTGAGGACCAAGGCACACTTGAAAATGGGATCGAATGTAGCAGTGATTTTGCAGACCTCACTGCACTGGTGGGGGATATTCACCTTCCCgaaattttcaatttcttcaaagACCTTGACCAACCTGGAAGTCCTCAAATCATAAAAGCCAATGACACCAGAGACATCATGGTGAATCAGGAGCAGGTAAACTCAAGTGACATAAAGGACCATGCTGATCAAGTTAGGAAGAACAAACATAAAGCCTCAGAGTCTCCTGATGGGACTCCTAAGGCCAAATTGCCGCCAAAGCCCCCAGAGTGCACATTAGAGGGAAAAGTTGCTTGCAGGGATGCAGACAGTCAAAGGGCTCTTGGGAACAGAGCCCAGCATTCTAACAGGAAAACTCAAAAGGCTGCAACCAGCAGTAACAGCAAAGCTAAGGGTCATGGGCAGGAAAAGCCCAAAAGGAGCACAGAAAACAGGTTCAAGAAAGCAGAAGACAGTAAGCAGGCAGGCAACAAGGTCAAGACAGAAGAGAAGCCAATGGTTCCTAAGGCAAAGCGCAAGAGAAATCAACCTGACCTTAGCCAGGAGACCTTTAAAAAGCCTCGAAGTTATCTAGGCATGCACATGCTGGAGTCCGTGCAGGTTTTTCATGCACTGGGGAAGAAGAATGATAAGAATCCTGGGCTCTCTTCCTCCCGGGCCCTGGGAAACTCAAGCAGTAACAAAGATCCCCGTCCTTGCCCAGCTAGGAAACCCTGGCTGCAGGTTAAAGGTCCTGAGAAAACTCAAATGAGAGCCCAGAAACCAGATATCAGTGCTGACAAAGAGTGTCCATCTCCATCCCAGCATGAGCTTCCCCCTCCTGGGAAGGTTAAATTGGTGCCTTTGCCTTTTCTGTCCCCAGAGAAACCTCAACCTCGACCTGTGTATCGCAGGCCACAGTCTCTGGCCTCACGTAGACCCACTGTGGCTTACCCTGCCCAGCCTGCTTCTACCAGCTCAGCTCAACCCAGGGCAGTCAACCAATCCCGACCAGTTCCTGCCAACACATCTTTCATGCGTCCTGCCAAGCCAGCTCAGCCGGCTGTATCCCACTCAATCCATTCAGGCTTCACCACGTCTACCCAGCCTAGTGTCCCTCAGTCTGCTGCCTCTAGGCCTGCAGCCTACACAACATCATCTTGCACTTCTGTCCAGCGGGGCCCTGTTTCCACCCTTGTGAACAAGCTCCAGTCCCAACCGCCCAAGCCTCAAAACCGATATCTGCTCCAAGACTTTGCCTTACAACCAATTCCATGGAGGAAACCCAATGTTCCTGGGCCAGTAATGTCAACTCCCATCACGGAAGAGCAGAGGCCAGAGCGGGAAGCCATGAAGAAGAAGGCTCAACAAGAGCGTGAGAATGCTGCCAAATATCCTTTGGGGAGAGTGCAGTTTTTCattgagagggaaagagagatggaaaTTGCTAACTACTATGGCTATAGAATATAA